GCCCCGAACCACCAGCCGTCTTCAAACAGGGCTGGCTGGATAAAACCGGCATTAACAACCTGTTTTCACCAGCCGTTCGGATGATTCTTCGAAATATTGAGCGCCGCCCGGTCAAAGCATTTCTTTCGGTGCTCGGCGTGGCGGTTTCAGTCGCGATCCTGGTGATTGGCATGTATTTTTTTGATGCCTTCAATCATTTGATGAAAGTTCAATATGAATTTGTCCAGCGTCAAAATGTGACGGTTTCCTTCAATGAAGTTCGTCCACCACGGGTGATCCACGAACTGGAGCGATTGCCGGGCGTGCTACGTTCCGAGCCGTTTCGGGCAGTTCCGGTCAGATTACGATTTCAGCATTACTCGCGCCGGGTCGCGATTTTGGGCTTGCAGCCGGACAGCGAACTCCGGTGTCTGGTTGATAAAGATCTCAATATCCAGCCGATTCCGCCGGAAGGCGTGGTTTTGACCAAAAAGCTGGCTGAAATTCTCAATGTTCTTCCAGGTGATGTGCTCACGGTTGAAATCCTCGAAGGTCGCCGCGCGATGACCAGCATTCCAGTTTCCGGGCTGGTGGATGAACTCCTTGGACTTTCAGCCTATATGAATGTCCGGTCACTCATGCAATTGCTGGGAGAAGACACCACGGTTTCAGGAGCTTATCTGAAAGTTGACCAGCTCCGGATCAATCAACTTTATGCCGAACTCAAACGCATGCCGGCGGTGAGTGGTGTCGGGTTGCGGGATGTCGAAATTGAAAGTATTCACAACACAATCCAACAAAATATGGCAGTTTCAACCACCATGTTGATTGTGTTTGCGAGTGTGATTGCCTTTGGCATTGTCTATAACAGCGCCCGGATTGCGCTTTCTGAACGCGGTCGTGAACTGGCCAGTCTGCGGGTGCTTGGCTTTCTTCAATCCGAAGTGAGCTTTATGTTGCTTGGAGAACAGGCAGTCTTGACGTTGACGGGAATTCCCCTTGGGTGTGCCATCGGATTTGGGGTCTGCGCCTGGATTCCACACCGACTCAACACCGAACTCTACCGGATGCCGCTCGTGATCAATAGCGAGACCTATGTGGCTGCCTTTTTGATCGTGGCGCTGGCCGCTTTTTTGTCTGGACTGTTTGTCAGGTGGCGGATTCGCAAACTGGATTTGATTGCGGTGTTGAAAACACGAGAGTAAGCGGGTTCGGGGTTCAGGGTTCAGGGTTCAGGAGCTTCGAATTTTAGTCCTTTTGGTCTTTTCAGTCTTTTTTGTCCTTTTTGTCTTTCCCAGTCACCCAAACAGGTACTCATATGAAAAACCTCGGAAGCAAACTGGTATTCGGAATGGTGGTTTTGGCTCTTGGGTGGGCGATCTGGTGGGGCACACGTCCCACGCCGATCAAGGTCGAAGTGAGTCAGGTGACGCGGGGATCCCTTACGGTCACCGTTGATGCCGAAGGGAAAACGCGCGTTCGGGATCGCTTTGTGATTGGCTCGCCAGTCGGAGGCCGATTGCTGCGGATTGGGCTTCGCCGGGGCGATCAAGTGACTCAACAACAAGTCGTTGCCAACATTGACCCACTCCCGCTTTCGCCGCTTGATCCACGTGAAACGGCTCAAGCCACCAGTCGGGTGGTGGCTGCCGAAGCCCTGGTTCGCGAAGCAGCAGCCAATCAGGCCCACGTAACGGCTGAGGTCGAACAGGCCCGGCGTGAACTGGCCCGCGCTGAAAAACTGGCAACCACCGGTGATGTTGCTCCACAGGAAGTCGAGCGATTACGACTTGGGGTTGAGACTGCTTCCAAAGCAGTTGAGGCAGCAGCCTTTAGAGTGAAGGCCGCCGAAGCTGAAGTGAATGTCGCCAAAGCCGCGTTGCTGGCATTGAAGCCCACTCGTGAAATAAAAGCCGGCCTGCCAATTGAAGTCCGGTCACCCGTGGCTGGAAAAGTGTTGCGGGTGATTGAAGAAAGCGAACGCATTGTGACCGCTGGAACACCACTGGTTGAAATCAGCAACCCTTCAAATCTTGAAATTGTCATTGATGTACTTTCAACCGATGCCGTGAGAATTCTTCCGGGAACACCCGTGACCATCAGTGGTTGGGGAAATGAAACACGCCTCAAAGCCCAGGTTCGACTGATTGAACCATCGGCTTTTACCAAAATTTCGGCGCTCGGGGTCGAAGAGCAACGCGTCAATGTGATTGCTGATTTTCAGGAGCCTCAATCCCAACTCGGTGACGGCTATCGGGTCGAAGCTTCAATCGTGATCTGGGAAAATTCAAATGTGGCCAAAGTCCCGGCCAGTGCCCTGTTTCGAGTTGGAACCAATTGGGCGGTGTTTGTGGTCGAAGACGGAAAAGTCATTCGTCGCCAGATTGAAATTGGTCATCGCAATACCTTTGAAGCTGAGGCTCTGAACGGGCTTTTGCCTGGAACGTTCGTGGTGCTTCATCCATCAAATCAATTGCAAGATGGAACACTGGTTGAAGTGGCGAACAAACAGTGATGTCAGTCAAGTGATATCAGTCAGTAGTCAGTAATGCGAATTAAGGGTTGAAGTGGTTGTTGGTCCTCATCCCCGTTGGGATGGAGTAAGGTTAGCCGGTGGTCAGCGTTGCTTTGGACGCGCCACCACCGGATGCGGGTCAGTTCCAGATTGGCGCCGCCCGGCCAGCCGCCGCCGTAGGCGGTTGCCGGTGGGGCGGGAGAAATTGGGAATGACCGTCAACCCAGGGTTTCGAAGACTCCACCTGGGCTACGAGCCATCACCCGCTTCGCAGGTTAAAACCGAAACCTCGCTGTAGTATTAGTGAACTACTGACTACTGACTACTGACTACAAACTGATATTAGTTAACCGCAAACGAATAGTCAGCGCTTTCGCCCTCCGGGTCTGAACTGTCGGTCAGGGTTAAAATATAATCATCCGGTTTGAGCAATTTGGCTGAAATCTGACAATTGACATATTTTTTGGAGCCTGAACTTTGGGGTTTCAGGCTGGCGGCTGACCAGATGAACTGATCCAAATTCATATCATTCACGGTGGTGAGAGTTGCTTTATACGAAGGTGCTGTCATGTTGGCGAGGAGCTGGAGCTTTAAAACCACTGTTGCGTTCGTTTTGGTGATGGTGATTTTTTGACTCTCTCCCTCATCGCGAAGGGTTCCCGCTTTCAGTACAAACGAAATAACTGCTTCCGCCACTTTTTGGACAACGGCTGGCTTTAGTTCATTCAGTTTTTGCTCCAGTTGTGAATTCAAGGCTCGTGTTTGGGCTAATTCTTCATTCAAATGCTCAGCCTGTGTGACACGTTCCTCAATTTGGCGGGTTAAAGCTGCGGTTTGCTGCTGGATGGCAGCGTTCTCAGACCGGAAATGTTCCAATTCAGTTCGCATTCGTCGGTTGTCCATCACCACCAAAGTCGAACCCACCAGCAACCCCAGCATCACTGCCGCAAACGCGAATTGGGGAAATCCCACTTCAGAAAGATTCAATCGCTCACGCAATCGCCGCCACCAGGAAGGACTCTGGGCTGCTGACGGCTGTTGGGTTCGATGCTTCCCCGCTTTTTCATGAAGCGCCCTGGCAAACTCAACCCGTTCCCGTCGGTGTGGATTGGTCAGAAAACGTTGTTCAAAGAGCGGGCGCTGAACCTGGGGAAGATGACCGGTCACATACTGATCAATCAACTCATCCTCCGTCACACACAGAACCTGGTACAGTTCGTCGTCATCAAAGAATCGCTCTTCGAAAGCAGTTTGCTCAGATTCGGAAAGTTCCCCAAGCAGGTATTTGACCAAATCCCTGGAATGGGGGTCAACGGTGCTCATGATTTTTATTCCTCAGTGATTGAATAATGAGATCTGATGAATGTGGCTTAGGGAAAGGGCAGGTGCAAAAGGAAGTGCCGGAAAATCAAATTCGTTACACCTTTTCCCGGCATTTTCGGACACAGGCTTCCAGTTTTTCGCGCAACCGCAGAACCCGAATGCGTAAATTGTTGACCTGTATGCCAAACCTTTTAGCAAGCTGTTTGCGCCGCTCAATCCCAGCCCCACCAGCTTCCATATAATATTCAAGAATCAATTCCCTGGTTTCAGGTGGAAATGTTTCAAGGCAGTGCTCTAAACACTCCAAATAGGCTTCATGGTCAGATCGTTGCTCCTGTTCTTTTTCAAGGTGGTATGGATTAACGGCAGGATGGTTGCCTGGCACCTGATCTTCAAGTGATTCCGGGGCTTTT
The Acidobacteriota bacterium DNA segment above includes these coding regions:
- a CDS encoding FtsX-like permease family protein, with the protein product MATLDRKLIRDLAHIRGQLIAIALVVACGVSAFVSMGSTYFSLLHTQQAYYDQFRFADVFAQLKRAPDTVAAQIEAIPGVASVRTRIVMEVTLDLPGLAEPATGRLVSIPDRQTRMLNDLFLRQGRYIEPDHPDEVIASEAFANANQFQVGDSFKAVINGRLRPLRVVGIALSPEYIYEVRGGGSIFPDNKRFGILWMSHEVLAMAFNLDGAFNDVAIRLSPQASEPEVIAQLDLLLTTYGGLGAYGRDEQTSNRFISDEIAQNKFSSTIIPLIFLSVASFLLHIILSRLVNIERNQIAILKAFGYRNFTIGVHYLKLALVPVWGGVIFGTLSGMYLGNKLTELYAMFYHFPFLRYEASPELFAFAILITIVTASLSVVSALRSAVAIPPAEAMRPEPPAVFKQGWLDKTGINNLFSPAVRMILRNIERRPVKAFLSVLGVAVSVAILVIGMYFFDAFNHLMKVQYEFVQRQNVTVSFNEVRPPRVIHELERLPGVLRSEPFRAVPVRLRFQHYSRRVAILGLQPDSELRCLVDKDLNIQPIPPEGVVLTKKLAEILNVLPGDVLTVEILEGRRAMTSIPVSGLVDELLGLSAYMNVRSLMQLLGEDTTVSGAYLKVDQLRINQLYAELKRMPAVSGVGLRDVEIESIHNTIQQNMAVSTTMLIVFASVIAFGIVYNSARIALSERGRELASLRVLGFLQSEVSFMLLGEQAVLTLTGIPLGCAIGFGVCAWIPHRLNTELYRMPLVINSETYVAAFLIVALAAFLSGLFVRWRIRKLDLIAVLKTRE
- a CDS encoding efflux RND transporter periplasmic adaptor subunit: MKNLGSKLVFGMVVLALGWAIWWGTRPTPIKVEVSQVTRGSLTVTVDAEGKTRVRDRFVIGSPVGGRLLRIGLRRGDQVTQQQVVANIDPLPLSPLDPRETAQATSRVVAAEALVREAAANQAHVTAEVEQARRELARAEKLATTGDVAPQEVERLRLGVETASKAVEAAAFRVKAAEAEVNVAKAALLALKPTREIKAGLPIEVRSPVAGKVLRVIEESERIVTAGTPLVEISNPSNLEIVIDVLSTDAVRILPGTPVTISGWGNETRLKAQVRLIEPSAFTKISALGVEEQRVNVIADFQEPQSQLGDGYRVEASIVIWENSNVAKVPASALFRVGTNWAVFVVEDGKVIRRQIEIGHRNTFEAEALNGLLPGTFVVLHPSNQLQDGTLVEVANKQ
- a CDS encoding sigma-70 family RNA polymerase sigma factor; amino-acid sequence: MPRSPSPITSQEAFARLLSLLGPDQVQAERNYDLLRQKLVSFFVNRNCSEPEEYADETFSRVLKRLLEGEIIRTDTPSKYFFSVAYNLLKEHWRRVEKAPESLEDQVPGNHPAVNPYHLEKEQEQRSDHEAYLECLEHCLETFPPETRELILEYYMEAGGAGIERRKQLAKRFGIQVNNLRIRVLRLREKLEACVRKCREKV